A single Flavobacterium sp. 1 DNA region contains:
- the pelA gene encoding pectate lyase has translation MKSIKTSIMVALLLLFNINVHAQKEQKWSSIIRDNESSWFATNEAKAIAENVLLYQRNIGGWPKNIQMQKPLTEAEKKNLIILKTDTHEVTTDNGATCQEMLFLSKIYAQIPDERYKNAFLSGLNYLLEAQYENGGWPQFFPLKKGYYTHITYNDDSMVNILNILKQIIDKTNYYSITPPDATIKKAQIAFNKGINCILKTQYKQNGVLTSWCAQHDEITLLPANARAFELASLSGQESAKIVLLLMSLKNPSPEVITAVNSAVAWFEKTKITGIKIKTETDENGKPNRVVVQDENAEPLWARFMELENNTPFFCDRDGIKKTTLAEIGYERRNGYSWYTNEPAAILKKYENWKKKIEPELVAPAKKSEITLKDEFNIVVDQKGNGDFKTIQEAVNAARSYPSKRITIFIKDGTYYEKVKVHAWNTTISFIGESQEKTIITYDDYFNKIGLGRNSTFYTYTVLVEGNDFFCKNMTIKNTSGPVGQAVALNVNADRVMFTNCTFLGNQDTLYTSGEGTKNYFKDCYIEGTTDFIFGDATVLFENCIINSKSDSYITAASTPKDTMYGYVFKNCKLTADKNASKVYLGRPWRPYAKTVYINCEMGKHILPEGWHNWSKPEAEISSFYAEYNCTGEGFQPKTRVAWSHQLKSSEAKKYTIENILDSGSTPSTKQWYLKNN, from the coding sequence ATGAAAAGTATAAAAACAAGCATCATGGTTGCATTATTGTTATTATTCAATATCAACGTTCATGCGCAGAAAGAACAGAAATGGTCATCTATAATACGTGATAATGAAAGCAGCTGGTTTGCCACCAATGAAGCCAAAGCAATCGCAGAAAATGTATTATTGTACCAGCGCAATATTGGGGGTTGGCCAAAAAACATTCAAATGCAAAAACCGCTGACCGAAGCCGAAAAGAAAAATCTAATTATCCTTAAAACCGATACCCACGAAGTAACAACAGATAATGGAGCAACTTGTCAAGAGATGCTTTTTCTTTCTAAAATATATGCTCAAATTCCAGATGAAAGATATAAAAATGCATTTCTTTCCGGTTTAAATTATTTGCTGGAAGCACAATATGAAAATGGCGGATGGCCTCAATTTTTTCCATTAAAAAAAGGGTATTACACGCATATTACCTACAATGATGATTCGATGGTTAACATTCTAAACATCTTGAAGCAAATTATAGACAAAACAAATTATTACAGCATCACTCCTCCTGACGCTACAATCAAAAAAGCACAAATAGCTTTTAACAAAGGAATCAACTGCATCCTAAAAACACAGTACAAACAAAATGGTGTACTTACTTCTTGGTGTGCACAGCATGATGAAATCACACTGCTCCCAGCAAATGCAAGAGCATTTGAATTAGCCTCCTTAAGCGGTCAGGAATCAGCAAAAATTGTTTTGCTTTTAATGTCACTGAAAAATCCATCTCCAGAAGTCATTACAGCGGTTAACAGTGCTGTGGCTTGGTTCGAAAAAACTAAAATCACTGGCATCAAAATAAAAACTGAAACCGATGAAAACGGCAAACCAAACAGAGTGGTTGTACAAGACGAAAATGCAGAACCTTTGTGGGCACGCTTCATGGAGTTAGAAAACAATACTCCTTTCTTTTGTGACCGAGACGGAATAAAAAAAACAACATTAGCCGAGATTGGTTATGAAAGAAGAAATGGCTATTCTTGGTATACCAATGAGCCTGCAGCAATTTTAAAAAAATACGAAAACTGGAAAAAAAAAATTGAACCCGAACTCGTAGCTCCTGCAAAAAAGAGTGAAATAACCTTAAAGGACGAATTCAATATTGTGGTGGACCAAAAGGGAAATGGCGATTTTAAAACAATCCAAGAAGCTGTAAATGCTGCAAGATCATATCCTAGCAAAAGAATTACCATCTTTATAAAAGACGGAACTTACTATGAAAAAGTAAAAGTTCATGCCTGGAATACCACTATTTCATTTATTGGTGAAAGCCAAGAAAAAACAATCATAACCTATGATGATTATTTCAATAAAATAGGTCTTGGGCGAAACAGCACTTTTTATACCTACACCGTTTTGGTTGAAGGAAATGATTTCTTTTGCAAAAACATGACCATTAAAAACACTTCTGGACCAGTTGGTCAAGCGGTTGCATTGAATGTAAATGCTGATAGAGTAATGTTTACCAATTGTACTTTTTTAGGAAATCAGGATACACTTTATACTTCGGGAGAAGGAACCAAAAACTATTTTAAAGACTGCTACATCGAAGGTACAACTGATTTTATTTTTGGAGACGCTACAGTGCTATTCGAAAACTGCATTATTAACAGCAAAAGTGACTCTTATATTACAGCAGCATCAACGCCAAAAGACACTATGTATGGGTATGTTTTTAAAAACTGTAAACTTACTGCCGACAAAAATGCAAGCAAAGTATATTTGGGACGTCCTTGGAGACCTTATGCCAAAACCGTTTATATCAATTGTGAAATGGGCAAACATATTCTTCCAGAGGGCTGGCACAATTGGTCAAAACCAGAGGCTGAAATTTCCTCATTTTATGCCGAATACAATTGCACAGGAGAAGGTTTCCAACCCAAAACCAGAGTTGCTTGGTCACATCAATTAAAAAGTTCAGAAGCCAAAAAATACACTATTGAAAACATATTAGATTCGGGTTCTACTCCATCAACAAAACAATGGTATTTGAAAAACAATTAA